A window of Sedimentibacter sp. MB31-C6 genomic DNA:
CATAAATGATAATACTAGTAGTTTTCATGGAATAGGAAGAACAAGCATTATATACGAATTAAAACAAAATAACATAAATATAAGTGATGTTAAAGTAAGAGCCATTTTGAAATCTTTAAACAAAAAAGGATATATAGAAACACTAAAAGGAAGATCCGGCAATAGAATTATGCAGCAAGGTAAAGATTATTTAATTTTTGGAACAAAAATTGCAAAAGAATAATTAATAAATTCATACTATTAGGAGGAAAAAATGGCTAAATTATCAGAAAAAGTAATTAAAACAATTGAAAATGAAATGAAATATTGGAGAATACCCGGTGTGTCCATAGCAGTTATAAAACATGGAAAATTGTGGGATTCGATGGGATTTGGATATCGAAATTTTGAAGAGAAGTTACAAGTAACTGCTGATACGCAGTTTGGAATTGCATCATGTTCAAAATCTATGACATCAGCACTTATTGCAATTCTTGTTGATAAAGGAATTCTAAAATATGATGAACCAGTAACAACGTATGCGCCTAAGCTTGTAATGTATGATCCTGAAGCAAAGTCAATGAATTTGAGGGATATTCTTTCACACAAAACAGGATTCGGAGCTCATGATGCTATTTGGCCAGGTGAAAGAAGCAGGGATGAGTTGGCAGTAAGTCTCAGATTCATTAAGCCATGCTCGAATTTCAGAGGTAAAGCAATTTACAGCAATGTTATGTATGCAATGGCAGGTTATGTTGCTGAATGTGCAACAGGAGAAACTTGGGAAAATTTATTGCAAAAATATATATTTAATTCCCTTAACATGAAGCGTACAAATTGTTCGGTTGATATTATGAAAAGAGATTTAAATTATTCTATACCTTATCGATACCGTAACGGCAAGGTAAATCCTCTAAAAATGTGGAATGTTGACTTGGCAGGTCCTGCAGCATCAGTTAATTCAACAGCAAATGACATGGCAAAGTGGCTTATGATGCAAATTAAAGGGGGAAAAGCAGAGGATGGCACTGCTTTAATTCAGACGG
This region includes:
- a CDS encoding serine hydrolase, translated to MAKLSEKVIKTIENEMKYWRIPGVSIAVIKHGKLWDSMGFGYRNFEEKLQVTADTQFGIASCSKSMTSALIAILVDKGILKYDEPVTTYAPKLVMYDPEAKSMNLRDILSHKTGFGAHDAIWPGERSRDELAVSLRFIKPCSNFRGKAIYSNVMYAMAGYVAECATGETWENLLQKYIFNSLNMKRTNCSVDIMKRDLNYSIPYRYRNGKVNPLKMWNVDLAGPAASVNSTANDMAKWLMMQIKGGKAEDGTALIQTETFKEMHSVQSQFEDSIGMGEGFFECNDYSMGWKRGKYKDHAFYKHTGKIEGYSSIQAFLPEDEVGVVILTNFHSPTVPFMYGVLYTILDEVLGEESENWIKKFHGEELPKEEEYLDCDLNYIKEEQVFGTHLSLLLNEYVGIYYDNGYGKVNIVLEDNVLYMRYRDMNLPLKHYHYDVFYVDDILADTMTITAPVSFIIKNGKVEAIAVRFEPMVPDIVFNRR